Proteins encoded by one window of Nocardia goodfellowii:
- a CDS encoding alpha/beta fold hydrolase — MRITRPPTPLSARTLAIAALAVLLLAGCSTPAAGDIPAYAAATHDDPEFNRTFRHEFADVDGVRMHYVTGGSGPALVLLHGWPQTWYGWWQIMPALAERYTVYAVDLPGLGDSTGTPTGYDKATLARYVHTLMTDRLGVRDARIAGHDFGAAVAFHYAAQFPADTARLAYLDLPLPGPGIDAATYRTMSWHIAFHAQPRVPEVVVGDDVRAYLALFYPQVSFGGTAFGGTSDRSPFTDAEIDEYARTYRRPGALSGGFELYRSLGQDVRDTTAVAPTSVPALLLAAQGQIDPVRATAAPRLTNIVRAVDVPHAGHWLVEENPRFVTTELMRFLE; from the coding sequence ATGCGCATTACGCGACCCCCGACCCCCCTCTCCGCACGCACATTAGCGATTGCCGCGCTGGCGGTCCTTCTGCTGGCGGGCTGCTCCACCCCCGCCGCCGGGGACATACCGGCCTACGCCGCGGCCACCCACGACGACCCCGAGTTCAACCGCACGTTCCGGCACGAGTTCGCCGACGTCGACGGGGTACGGATGCACTACGTGACGGGCGGCAGCGGCCCCGCGCTGGTGCTGCTGCACGGCTGGCCGCAGACCTGGTACGGCTGGTGGCAGATCATGCCCGCCCTCGCCGAGCGCTACACCGTCTACGCGGTCGACCTCCCCGGTCTCGGCGACAGCACCGGCACACCGACCGGCTACGACAAGGCGACGCTGGCGCGCTACGTCCACACCTTGATGACCGATCGGCTCGGCGTGCGCGACGCTCGCATCGCCGGACACGATTTCGGCGCGGCGGTGGCGTTCCACTACGCCGCCCAATTCCCCGCCGACACCGCACGCCTCGCCTACCTGGACCTTCCGCTGCCCGGCCCCGGAATCGACGCGGCCACCTACCGAACCATGAGCTGGCACATCGCGTTTCATGCCCAGCCCCGCGTTCCCGAAGTCGTCGTCGGCGACGACGTCCGGGCTTATCTGGCGCTGTTCTACCCGCAGGTTTCCTTCGGCGGCACAGCCTTCGGCGGCACCTCGGACCGCTCCCCCTTCACCGACGCCGAGATCGACGAGTACGCGCGCACATACCGGCGCCCCGGTGCGCTGTCCGGCGGCTTCGAGCTCTACCGCAGTCTCGGCCAAGACGTGCGGGACACCACCGCCGTCGCACCGACCAGCGTCCCGGCCTTGCTGCTGGCGGCCCAGGGACAAATCGATCCGGTGCGAGCCACCGCGGCGCCCCGGCTGACCAACATCGTGCGCGCGGTCGATGTGCCGCACGCCGGTCACTGGCTCGTCGAAGAGAACCCGCGGTTCGTCACCACCGAGCTGATGCGCTTCCTGGAGTGA
- a CDS encoding CDGSH iron-sulfur domain-containing protein, with protein sequence MKSWWLFVPTASNAEDRRRVTLVKGGPALIEGPVEVVTEDGAVHTSDRFLVALCMCRRSKNFPFCDTSHRKRARRTGQ encoded by the coding sequence ATGAAGAGTTGGTGGTTATTCGTGCCGACCGCATCGAACGCTGAAGACCGTCGCCGGGTCACCCTCGTCAAGGGCGGACCCGCGCTGATCGAGGGACCGGTCGAGGTCGTCACCGAGGACGGCGCCGTCCACACTTCCGACCGGTTCCTGGTCGCGCTCTGTATGTGCCGGCGCAGCAAGAACTTTCCGTTCTGCGACACCAGTCATCGGAAACGGGCCCGCCGGACCGGCCAATAG
- a CDS encoding LysR family transcriptional regulator, producing the protein MLHSRLLQYIDEVARLGSIRAAGARLHVAPSAINRQILLLEAELEQRLFERLPRGMRPTPAGEALLAHIRGTLRQYRETVADIRDLQALGSGEVVIATMTGLASGVVATAAASFRTRHPQVRISIRTMSSLDILHAVENSEADLGLGFNISASTQVEVCWQMNTRLGVVVSPHHPLVQMDTIPLAQCAPYPLIFADRSMVIHGIVAEAFAHAEIDIQPAFHTNSIETMKRLAISGEAIAFLSEFDIAEELRDGRLAFRPVRDAFSNNIVSLVRREKHGHGLAGFLLADEIVAALRPGGPPALQMGAGSSVTS; encoded by the coding sequence ATGCTCCACTCGCGACTGCTGCAGTACATCGACGAGGTCGCGCGGCTGGGGTCCATCCGCGCGGCCGGTGCCCGGCTGCACGTCGCGCCCTCGGCGATCAACCGGCAGATCCTGCTGCTCGAAGCCGAACTCGAGCAGCGGTTGTTCGAGCGTTTGCCGCGGGGGATGCGCCCGACGCCCGCGGGCGAGGCGCTGCTCGCACATATCCGGGGCACGCTGCGGCAGTACCGTGAGACCGTCGCGGACATCCGCGATCTCCAGGCACTGGGCAGCGGAGAAGTCGTGATCGCCACGATGACGGGTTTGGCCAGCGGCGTCGTCGCGACCGCCGCCGCGAGCTTTCGCACCCGTCATCCGCAGGTGCGGATATCGATCCGCACCATGTCGAGCCTGGACATCCTGCATGCGGTCGAGAACAGCGAGGCCGATCTAGGTCTCGGCTTCAATATCTCGGCGTCGACCCAGGTCGAGGTGTGCTGGCAGATGAACACCCGGCTCGGAGTCGTTGTCTCCCCGCATCATCCGCTGGTCCAGATGGATACGATTCCGCTCGCGCAGTGCGCACCCTATCCGCTGATCTTCGCCGACCGGTCCATGGTGATTCACGGCATCGTCGCCGAGGCCTTCGCCCATGCCGAGATCGACATTCAGCCCGCGTTCCACACCAATTCGATCGAGACGATGAAACGGCTCGCCATCTCAGGGGAAGCCATCGCGTTTCTCAGCGAATTCGACATCGCGGAGGAATTGCGAGACGGGCGCTTGGCCTTCCGGCCGGTGCGCGACGCGTTCAGCAACAACATCGTCTCGCTGGTGCGCCGCGAAAAGCACGGTCACGGGTTGGCCGGGTTCCTGCTCGCGGACGAGATCGTGGCTGCGTTGCGGCCCGGGGGACCGCCCGCACTTCAGATGGGAGCCGGTTCCTCGGTGACTTCGTAG
- a CDS encoding NAD-dependent epimerase/dehydratase family protein, whose protein sequence is MRIFLAGASGVLGTRLVPLLIAAGHEVAGMTRSPEKARLLADAGAEPVVCDAYDLDGLVAAVTAYAPDSVMHQLTDLPDDPARLAEGRAANARIRREGTTNLLAAARAAGATRFLAQSVAWELTGEGQAAKEFLETSVLAAHGVVLRYGQFYGPGTYYPDAPPASPRIALEEAAARTVRALESKPGIYEVTEEPAPI, encoded by the coding sequence ATGCGGATCTTCCTGGCAGGCGCCAGCGGCGTGCTCGGTACTCGGCTGGTGCCGCTGCTCATCGCGGCGGGGCACGAGGTGGCGGGCATGACTCGTTCCCCGGAGAAGGCACGACTGCTCGCCGACGCCGGTGCGGAACCGGTGGTGTGCGACGCCTATGACCTGGATGGACTCGTCGCGGCGGTCACCGCGTACGCGCCGGATTCGGTCATGCATCAGCTCACCGATCTCCCGGACGACCCGGCTCGCCTGGCTGAAGGGCGCGCGGCCAACGCTCGGATCCGCCGGGAGGGCACCACGAATCTGCTGGCCGCGGCGCGCGCCGCGGGCGCCACCCGGTTCCTCGCGCAGAGTGTCGCCTGGGAGTTGACCGGAGAAGGCCAGGCGGCCAAAGAATTTCTGGAGACCTCGGTGCTGGCGGCGCACGGCGTGGTGCTTCGCTATGGCCAGTTCTACGGTCCCGGAACGTATTACCCGGACGCGCCGCCCGCATCGCCTCGCATCGCCCTCGAGGAGGCGGCCGCGCGCACGGTCCGCGCGCTGGAATCGAAGCCGGGTATCTACGAAGTCACCGAGGAACCGGCTCCCATCTGA
- a CDS encoding YybH family protein: protein MTSSESEIRAFLASRTEAQRSKDIDRLMSFYSPDIVYYDAVAPLRFTGTEDVRRNFVRWFDGYQGPIGLETHDLSIVTSGDVAFANMLHLDSGKHKGGIELSIWVRETVCLRRVNGQWSISHEHISLPISPANFQVWFASAKDAPARGGGRTIFGLARTGLTARFGLRALARRASGRESR from the coding sequence ATGACTTCGAGTGAATCTGAGATCAGGGCGTTCCTGGCGAGCCGTACCGAGGCGCAGCGGTCGAAGGACATCGATCGACTGATGTCGTTCTATTCCCCTGACATCGTCTACTACGACGCCGTCGCGCCCTTGCGGTTCACCGGGACCGAGGACGTGCGCCGCAATTTTGTGCGGTGGTTCGACGGCTACCAGGGGCCCATCGGTCTGGAAACGCACGACCTCAGCATTGTCACGAGTGGAGATGTCGCCTTCGCGAATATGCTCCATCTCGATTCCGGAAAGCATAAGGGCGGGATCGAGTTGTCGATATGGGTGCGCGAGACCGTGTGCCTTCGACGGGTGAACGGCCAGTGGTCGATCTCGCACGAACACATCTCGCTCCCGATCAGCCCGGCGAATTTCCAGGTCTGGTTCGCTTCGGCGAAGGATGCGCCCGCGCGGGGCGGCGGCAGAACCATCTTCGGACTGGCCCGCACCGGTCTGACGGCTCGGTTCGGCTTACGTGCGTTGGCGCGCAGAGCTTCCGGGCGGGAATCCCGCTGA
- a CDS encoding dihydrofolate reductase family protein, translating into MATVYYTATSLDGFLADRNNSLDWLFEVDDDGHTEQVTSAFRAGVGAMCMGATTYEWILANDEPGGWAKWYGDTPCWVFTHRELPEIPGANLRFVSGDVAPIHREMTEAAEGGNIWLFGGGELVGQFADAGLLDEIVASVAPVTLGGGAPLLPRRILSSRLRLTDIGRFGQFAMLTYRLT; encoded by the coding sequence ATGGCAACCGTGTACTACACCGCGACCAGTCTCGACGGCTTCCTGGCGGACCGGAACAATTCGCTGGACTGGCTGTTCGAGGTCGACGACGACGGACATACCGAGCAGGTCACCTCCGCGTTCCGCGCCGGCGTCGGCGCGATGTGCATGGGTGCGACGACCTATGAGTGGATTCTGGCGAACGACGAACCCGGCGGGTGGGCGAAATGGTACGGCGATACGCCGTGCTGGGTTTTCACCCACCGGGAATTGCCCGAGATTCCCGGCGCGAACTTGCGTTTCGTCTCCGGCGACGTCGCGCCGATACACCGGGAGATGACCGAAGCCGCTGAGGGCGGCAACATTTGGCTGTTCGGCGGCGGCGAACTCGTCGGGCAATTCGCCGATGCCGGACTACTCGACGAGATCGTCGCCTCGGTCGCCCCGGTGACCCTCGGCGGCGGCGCGCCGCTGCTCCCCCGCCGTATCCTGTCCTCGCGCCTGCGACTCACCGACATCGGGCGATTCGGTCAGTTCGCGATGCTCACGTATCGGCTGACTTAG
- a CDS encoding adenine deaminase C-terminal domain-containing protein — translation MLEHNSTATPLARSEDIAAQDDHVRTIFGILQGEQQADLLLRNLNILDVHTESVYPGSLLVHGQRIIALNPDESIVRFRAEFDGEGLYAIPGLIDTHLHFESQLAHPAAFGEAIVPSGTTTVFGETLDFASAAGEEAVDAARALFAEHDKLPYRLYAFAPGKKTSPEVTEAMLAMDPVIGLGELAHLSYMTGDADDFRKSALGRANAGFVNCHWGVTALSDTLLNYMPAIGVDNNHDVWNEDDIEKSVRYGLNTQIKFGVGSPEVIRTMLRAIVKRRWPAENFQLCADNISVDRVLRHGHIDWVISLAVEMGMPPIQAIKMGTLYAARSFHKDRDLGSLSPGRFADIVLTDSLSRINPRYVFKGGELVAKDRVLLEPVAIDYSVLAKEPKPGLGDLRAEQLDLTPMEISGDGTRAKVLLFDVYGRGHLKFAQEVWVPYRDGLVVPELEGVRLNRISVVQRYADGARHTVNGLFKGVSIERGAVSTFWPAPSAYFVVVGTDSAEMCDNLRQLDSLVGGCVVTEDRQVKAVLPLDFYGVMADMTLTELVEATRSIDNALAKLGHHNEGEPVVNKLLTLFISLDRFGFMK, via the coding sequence ATGCTCGAACACAATTCGACCGCCACCCCGCTCGCCCGCTCCGAAGACATTGCCGCCCAGGACGATCACGTCCGGACGATCTTCGGCATCCTGCAGGGCGAGCAGCAGGCCGACCTGCTGCTGCGCAACCTCAACATCCTCGATGTGCACACCGAGTCCGTCTATCCCGGATCGCTTCTGGTGCACGGGCAGCGCATCATCGCGCTGAACCCGGACGAATCGATCGTGCGGTTCCGCGCGGAGTTCGACGGCGAGGGCCTCTACGCGATCCCGGGCCTGATCGACACCCATCTGCATTTCGAATCGCAGCTCGCGCATCCCGCCGCGTTCGGCGAGGCGATCGTGCCCAGCGGGACGACCACGGTCTTCGGCGAAACCCTCGACTTCGCCAGCGCGGCAGGCGAAGAAGCGGTCGACGCCGCCCGAGCGCTGTTCGCCGAGCACGACAAACTCCCCTACCGGCTCTACGCTTTCGCGCCGGGGAAGAAGACCTCGCCCGAAGTCACCGAGGCGATGCTGGCGATGGATCCGGTCATCGGGCTGGGCGAGCTGGCCCACCTGTCCTATATGACCGGCGACGCCGACGACTTCCGCAAGTCCGCGCTCGGGCGAGCGAACGCGGGATTCGTGAACTGCCACTGGGGTGTCACGGCACTGTCGGACACGCTGCTCAACTACATGCCCGCGATCGGCGTCGACAACAACCACGACGTCTGGAACGAGGACGACATCGAGAAGAGCGTCCGCTACGGCCTGAACACCCAGATCAAGTTCGGCGTCGGCAGCCCCGAGGTCATCCGAACCATGTTGCGCGCCATCGTGAAACGCCGCTGGCCAGCCGAGAACTTCCAGTTGTGCGCGGACAATATCTCGGTCGACAGAGTCCTGCGGCACGGCCATATCGACTGGGTGATCTCCCTGGCCGTCGAGATGGGAATGCCGCCGATCCAGGCGATCAAGATGGGCACGCTGTATGCCGCGCGCTCCTTCCACAAGGACCGCGACCTCGGTTCCCTGAGCCCGGGACGGTTCGCCGACATCGTGCTCACCGACAGCCTCTCCCGGATCAACCCGCGCTATGTGTTCAAGGGCGGCGAGCTCGTCGCCAAGGACCGTGTACTGCTCGAGCCGGTCGCGATCGATTACTCGGTCCTGGCCAAGGAACCGAAACCCGGCCTCGGCGATCTGCGGGCCGAACAGCTCGACCTCACCCCGATGGAGATCTCCGGCGACGGCACTCGCGCGAAGGTGCTGCTGTTCGACGTCTACGGGCGCGGGCATCTGAAATTCGCGCAGGAAGTGTGGGTTCCGTACCGCGACGGGCTGGTCGTGCCCGAACTCGAGGGGGTACGGCTCAATCGGATCTCCGTCGTGCAGCGCTACGCCGACGGCGCGCGGCATACGGTCAACGGGCTGTTCAAAGGCGTCTCGATCGAGCGCGGCGCGGTCTCCACGTTCTGGCCCGCACCCTCGGCCTACTTTGTGGTCGTCGGTACCGACAGCGCCGAGATGTGCGACAACCTCCGGCAGCTGGACAGTCTTGTCGGCGGCTGCGTCGTCACCGAAGACCGACAGGTGAAAGCCGTTCTGCCACTGGACTTCTACGGCGTGATGGCCGACATGACCCTGACCGAACTCGTCGAGGCGACCCGGTCGATCGACAACGCGCTGGCGAAGCTGGGGCACCACAACGAAGGCGAGCCGGTGGTCAACAAACTGCTGACGCTGTTCATCTCGCTCGACCGCTTCGGGTTCATGAAGTAG
- a CDS encoding HemK2/MTQ2 family protein methyltransferase — protein MRLLRMPGVYRPQTDTWLLARAAADAAFPADARVLDPCTGTGALALVAARAGAAEVVAVDVSRRAIMTAWANSRLHGLPIELLRGDFAQVLGDRTFDVVLANPPYVPSAGPLPTHGPARAWDAGGDGRAILDQLCTQLPRLLAPRGIALIVQSELCGSERTLDLLRENKLKAAIVDRQTVGFGPVLSRRAQWLEAAGFIPPGRRYEELVVIRADRIER, from the coding sequence ATGCGACTCTTACGGATGCCGGGCGTTTATCGCCCGCAAACAGACACCTGGCTGCTCGCTCGGGCGGCGGCCGACGCCGCGTTTCCCGCCGACGCGCGGGTCCTGGACCCGTGTACCGGGACCGGCGCGCTCGCTCTCGTCGCCGCCCGCGCGGGCGCGGCGGAGGTCGTGGCCGTCGATGTCTCCCGGCGGGCGATCATGACGGCGTGGGCCAACAGCCGGCTGCACGGGCTGCCGATCGAACTGCTCCGCGGCGACTTCGCTCAGGTCCTCGGCGACCGCACTTTCGATGTGGTGCTGGCGAATCCGCCCTACGTGCCGAGCGCGGGACCGCTGCCCACCCACGGTCCGGCCCGAGCCTGGGACGCCGGTGGGGACGGACGAGCCATCCTGGATCAGCTCTGCACCCAACTGCCCCGGTTACTGGCGCCGCGCGGAATCGCGCTGATCGTGCAATCCGAGCTGTGCGGATCCGAGCGGACCCTCGATCTGCTCCGCGAGAACAAGCTGAAGGCGGCGATCGTGGATCGTCAGACGGTCGGCTTCGGTCCGGTATTGAGCAGGCGCGCACAGTGGTTGGAAGCCGCGGGCTTCATCCCGCCCGGCCGGCGCTATGAAGAGTTGGTGGTTATTCGTGCCGACCGCATCGAACGCTGA
- a CDS encoding catalase, whose translation MAGSTPRPTVPGAPGSAPATVEEPTEPHDPLPPKPDQTGPETVTPTGETTGLPQSAVAQQGAYLTTAQGARPSDTDHSLKAGPRGPVLLQDHHLREKITHFDHERIPERAVHARGAAAHGVFVGNGAAEKICCASLFEKGKETPVFVRFSTVLGSRGSADTVRDTRGFATKFYTDEGVFDLVGNNIPVFFIQDAIKFPDIVHAAKPHPDREIPQAQSAHDTFWDFVTLHTEATAHTLWNMSDRGIPRSYRMMEGFGVHTFRLINDGGESVLVKFHWKPKLGVHSMLWEEAQIAAGVDPDMHRRDLADAIEAGAFPQWDLGVQVFPDTEEQMFEGIDLLDPTKIVPEELAPVQVIGTMTLNANPTNYFSQTEQVAFHPGHLVRGIDVTNDPLLQGRLFSYIDTQITRLGGPNFAQLPINRPHAEINDMLRDGMHQTAVHSGVAPYRPNSLDGGCPFIAGSKEAVQIEFPEAVAGQKVRAAAATFDDHFSSARIFYASLTDIEKAHVAKAYTFELGKCYEKAIKERAVTVLREIDEQLARTVATGLGVQLPSSATTETKVVVSPALSQLGQRWPTDGRIIGIVADESTDLGELAATVATIGEQSMTPLVIAPHGGELGSGGKQVVVSRTLDTARSIEFDALLITSTVPDPRLNLLLQEAHRHLKAIAYTPGGAAAITAAGIAEDSAGVQAASALPAAFDALAALLPEHRVWARAAEYPR comes from the coding sequence ATGGCCGGATCCACACCGCGACCCACCGTGCCCGGCGCGCCCGGCAGCGCACCCGCGACGGTGGAAGAGCCGACCGAGCCGCACGATCCGCTGCCGCCGAAACCGGACCAGACCGGCCCGGAAACGGTCACGCCGACCGGCGAGACCACCGGTCTTCCACAAAGCGCCGTGGCCCAGCAGGGTGCGTATCTCACCACCGCGCAGGGCGCACGGCCCAGTGATACCGACCACTCTTTGAAGGCGGGCCCGCGCGGGCCGGTTCTGCTCCAGGACCACCATCTGCGCGAGAAGATCACCCACTTCGACCACGAACGCATTCCCGAGCGGGCCGTGCACGCCCGCGGCGCGGCGGCGCACGGAGTGTTCGTGGGCAATGGCGCGGCGGAGAAGATCTGCTGCGCGTCACTGTTCGAGAAAGGCAAGGAGACGCCGGTCTTCGTGCGCTTCTCCACGGTGCTGGGCTCCCGCGGTTCCGCCGACACAGTCCGCGATACCCGCGGTTTCGCCACCAAGTTCTACACCGACGAGGGCGTCTTCGATCTGGTCGGCAACAACATTCCGGTGTTCTTCATCCAGGACGCCATCAAGTTCCCCGACATCGTGCACGCCGCCAAACCGCACCCCGACCGGGAGATCCCGCAGGCCCAGAGCGCCCACGACACGTTCTGGGACTTCGTCACCCTGCACACCGAAGCCACCGCGCACACCCTGTGGAACATGTCCGATCGCGGCATCCCTCGCTCCTACCGCATGATGGAGGGCTTCGGCGTCCACACCTTCCGGCTGATCAACGATGGCGGCGAGTCGGTGCTGGTGAAGTTCCATTGGAAGCCGAAGCTCGGCGTGCACTCGATGCTCTGGGAGGAAGCCCAGATCGCGGCCGGCGTCGACCCCGACATGCACCGCCGGGATCTCGCCGACGCGATCGAGGCCGGCGCGTTCCCGCAGTGGGACCTCGGCGTTCAGGTGTTCCCTGACACCGAGGAGCAGATGTTCGAGGGCATCGACCTGCTCGATCCCACCAAGATCGTGCCCGAGGAGCTCGCGCCGGTGCAGGTCATCGGCACGATGACCCTGAACGCGAATCCCACGAACTACTTCAGCCAGACCGAGCAGGTCGCCTTCCATCCGGGTCACCTGGTTCGCGGTATCGACGTCACCAACGACCCGCTGCTGCAAGGCCGCCTGTTCTCCTACATCGACACCCAGATCACTCGTCTCGGCGGACCGAACTTCGCGCAGCTGCCGATCAACCGGCCGCACGCCGAGATCAACGACATGCTCCGCGACGGCATGCACCAGACCGCGGTGCACTCCGGTGTCGCGCCCTACCGGCCCAACAGTCTCGACGGCGGCTGCCCGTTCATCGCCGGGTCGAAAGAGGCTGTGCAGATCGAGTTTCCGGAGGCCGTGGCCGGTCAGAAGGTTCGCGCCGCGGCGGCCACCTTCGACGATCATTTCAGCTCGGCCCGGATCTTCTACGCCAGCCTCACCGACATCGAGAAGGCCCATGTGGCCAAGGCCTACACCTTCGAACTCGGCAAGTGCTACGAGAAGGCGATCAAGGAGCGCGCGGTCACGGTGCTGCGCGAGATCGACGAGCAACTGGCCCGAACCGTCGCAACGGGTTTGGGTGTGCAGTTGCCCAGTAGTGCGACCACTGAGACGAAAGTGGTTGTCTCCCCGGCACTTTCCCAGCTCGGTCAGCGCTGGCCCACCGACGGGCGGATCATCGGCATCGTCGCCGACGAGAGCACCGACCTCGGCGAGTTGGCCGCGACCGTCGCGACCATCGGGGAGCAATCGATGACACCGTTGGTCATCGCCCCGCACGGCGGCGAATTGGGTTCGGGCGGAAAGCAAGTCGTGGTGTCGCGCACCCTCGACACCGCCCGCTCCATCGAGTTCGACGCCTTGCTGATCACCAGCACGGTTCCCGACCCACGCCTGAACCTGCTCCTCCAGGAGGCGCACCGCCACCTGAAGGCCATCGCCTACACCCCCGGCGGAGCCGCGGCGATCACCGCGGCCGGGATCGCCGAGGACTCCGCGGGCGTCCAGGCGGCATCGGCCCTGCCCGCCGCCTTCGACGCACTCGCCGCCCTCCTGCCCGAGCACCGGGTGTGGGCCCGAGCCGCCGAGTACCCCCGCTGA
- a CDS encoding iron-containing redox enzyme family protein has product MTSVSDTALSFLPEPRGDLSAAVVELLRRPPDSAVTLPDQPNADPFGDDLQLALHTCYELHYRGFEAVDSGWEWNPDLLRFRATLERPFLAALRDVVAGGTDIDAELDQLLVEPVESTGVSQFLLDEGEWWQVREYFVHRSIYHHKEADPQAWVIPRVRGQAKASLVAVEFDEFGGGRGERVHAQLFADLLAGAGLDRGYLRYLDVVPAPMLVEVNMMSLFGLHRALRGALVGQFAEVEITSPTGSRRMVGALERLGADPACIRFYSEHVEADAVHEQVLRRDVIGTLLAEEPDLTESVVFGIQATNWVADHFADHVLTNSWRQGRSSLRRELAEN; this is encoded by the coding sequence ATGACCAGCGTTAGCGATACGGCACTGTCGTTTCTCCCGGAACCGCGCGGCGACCTGTCCGCGGCGGTGGTGGAACTATTGCGCCGACCGCCGGACAGCGCCGTCACCTTGCCGGATCAGCCGAACGCCGATCCGTTCGGTGACGACCTGCAGCTGGCCCTGCACACCTGCTATGAGCTGCACTATCGGGGATTCGAGGCGGTCGATTCCGGCTGGGAGTGGAATCCCGATCTGCTGCGCTTCCGGGCCACTCTGGAGCGGCCGTTTCTCGCCGCGTTGCGTGACGTGGTGGCGGGTGGCACGGATATCGATGCCGAACTCGACCAGTTGCTGGTGGAGCCGGTCGAGTCGACGGGTGTTAGTCAATTTCTGTTGGATGAGGGCGAATGGTGGCAGGTGCGTGAGTATTTCGTGCACCGTTCCATCTATCACCACAAAGAGGCCGATCCGCAGGCCTGGGTAATCCCGCGGGTGCGCGGGCAGGCCAAGGCGTCGCTGGTCGCCGTGGAGTTCGACGAGTTCGGTGGCGGGCGCGGCGAACGGGTGCACGCGCAATTGTTCGCGGACCTGCTGGCGGGAGCCGGGCTCGACCGCGGCTATCTGCGTTATCTGGACGTGGTGCCCGCCCCGATGCTGGTCGAGGTCAACATGATGTCGCTGTTCGGCCTGCACCGGGCGTTGCGCGGCGCGCTGGTCGGCCAATTCGCGGAGGTCGAGATCACCTCGCCGACCGGATCGCGCCGCATGGTCGGAGCCCTGGAACGTCTCGGCGCCGACCCGGCCTGCATCCGGTTCTACAGCGAGCATGTGGAGGCGGACGCCGTCCATGAACAGGTGCTGCGCCGTGATGTGATCGGAACGCTGTTGGCCGAGGAACCGGACTTGACCGAATCGGTGGTCTTCGGAATCCAGGCGACGAATTGGGTCGCGGATCATTTCGCCGATCACGTGCTGACAAACAGCTGGCGGCAAGGACGCAGTTCGCTACGGCGGGAGCTCGCCGAGAACTGA
- a CDS encoding Acg family FMN-binding oxidoreductase, with protein sequence MIRLRKDVCFGMMCDNPGFETIRAAVGLAQRAPSVHNSQPWRWQLMNDHLHLYADTSRHLTATDPQQRALILSCGTVLHHLRVALRALGWSSEIERLPNPDVPEHLAVVHLAPHRSTAADIDMAAAMMRRRSDRRRFEPGPATYLKAVAQHATRFGAAVRTVAADDRPALRELIRRAAEQHADDVLYQIELAEWSGRRDSREGVPARNITTIRTEDALPGRAFNDPVLIDPHPAPDAATWMMISTERDDRMAQLRAGESLSAFLLAATDLGLATCVQTEPLGVPDLREEIRFALCDGQYPQVMVRTGRTEHAAQLPETPRRRLDDVLAHSLV encoded by the coding sequence ATGATCCGGCTCCGAAAGGATGTGTGTTTCGGCATGATGTGCGACAACCCCGGCTTCGAGACCATCAGGGCGGCGGTCGGCCTGGCCCAGCGGGCGCCCTCCGTCCACAACTCGCAGCCGTGGCGCTGGCAGCTGATGAACGATCATCTGCACCTCTACGCCGACACCTCCCGTCATCTCACCGCGACAGATCCGCAGCAGCGCGCCCTGATCCTGAGCTGTGGGACGGTCCTGCACCACCTGCGGGTGGCGCTGCGTGCGCTCGGGTGGAGCAGCGAGATCGAACGTTTGCCGAATCCCGACGTGCCCGAACACCTCGCCGTCGTGCACCTGGCACCACACCGCTCCACCGCCGCCGATATCGATATGGCGGCGGCCATGATGCGCCGCCGCAGCGATCGCCGCCGATTCGAGCCCGGACCCGCCACCTATCTGAAAGCCGTGGCGCAGCACGCCACCCGATTCGGCGCGGCCGTGCGGACCGTGGCCGCCGACGACCGGCCCGCGTTGCGCGAATTGATCCGCCGGGCCGCCGAACAGCACGCGGACGACGTGCTTTACCAGATCGAACTCGCCGAGTGGAGTGGTCGCCGCGACAGTCGGGAAGGCGTACCCGCCCGCAACATCACGACCATCCGCACCGAGGACGCCCTGCCCGGCCGGGCCTTCAACGACCCCGTGCTGATCGATCCGCATCCCGCACCGGACGCGGCGACCTGGATGATGATCTCCACCGAGCGCGACGACCGCATGGCCCAGTTGCGGGCCGGCGAGTCCCTCAGCGCCTTCCTGCTCGCGGCGACCGACCTGGGCCTGGCCACCTGCGTCCAAACCGAGCCGCTGGGTGTGCCCGATCTACGCGAGGAGATCAGGTTCGCCCTGTGCGACGGACAGTATCCGCAGGTAATGGTCCGCACCGGGCGCACCGAGCACGCGGCTCAGCTACCGGAAACTCCGCGCCGCCGCCTCGACGACGTCCTCGCGCACTCTCTGGTCTAG